CCTTGGTGGAAACATTGTTTACGAGTggtttttattctaattttttctaCATGGATAACTTCAATTGGAAATGGGGAGAAAGTGGCCTGTCGGGATCTTCTTATGGGACAGTATCCTATTTAAAACTAAAGCAAGAGTAAGCTTATATACTACCTAGTTTTGAATAATGCTGAAAAGCTTATTTCGACTGGTATGTAGGGGAAAATAGGGAAGTCTGTTCGCTGTTCATTCCTTGACGCTCTTAGATATTTTTGTCCTGAGCCTGTGATTGATTCTTCGACTCAGGCGGCTGTTGGCTGCACGAAGAATCACACGGTCGAAGGTAAGAATTAACGAGCTCTAAATACACAAAGTTCTTACTGTCTTTTAAACTTGCACATAATCctattcatttctttccacCATAGTGAAATGCAGCACTGTTCCTATCGAGAAAGATGGTCGAAATATCACTGAATGTATTCAAAACGTATCATGCCGTTATACGTAAGTCTTCCTCAAGTGGATCTTATTTTTACAATAATACTAtgctttaaaacaaaattattcattgaaaAATCTTGCTGTTTCACTTTCAGAAATGACCACTCGTACGAAACCGCTCTTTTGTTATCAGTCTTCCTTGGCATGTTTGGAATTGACAGATTTTATCTTGGATATCCAGCGATAGGTTAGCTTTAGTTGTAGTTGAGTGAAAGTCAGcctttaaaatgtatttcttaaTATAGAAAAGGACACATTGGTGTAATCTTAGTTGAtgacaatattattttttaaaatctttcaggACTGTTAAAGTTTTGCACACTTGGTTTCTTCTTTGTATTTCATCTTGTAGATGTTATTTTGATTGCAACACAGGTAAATAATATGAGTGGCAGTTGATATTAATAACCAACAGTAAACAATACAATGCAATTCACTTCTGTGAAAAATAACATTGCCTCTTGCCCACCCTCTCCCCCACACCCACTTTCTCCCAGGATTGTAGATAGGTATTAGTGAACAGTCACAGAAACCTAGAACTGTCAGTGAAACCTGACAAATTACTgcagaagggggggggggggaggattgTAACTTTTAATGGACTTGAAGCCCATCTGGGGGAGTAGTCAAGCTCTTTGATGTTATATTCTTAAGAAACTGGGATAATCTTCAGCAGATGTACAAGTCAATTTCCCCTCAAATTTACAATGTAAGAGGCATCTTAACaaatgtttttgtgttttgttgcATAGGTTGTTGGCCCAGCTGATGGTTCAGCGTATATCATTGATTACTATGGCCCTCGCTTAGATCACATATCTAGAAACTCAGATACATTTTACAAAACAGgaggttaaaaaaaaccaatatgTCCTCCTTTGATTTCTAACTGTAAATATAAATGTAAAGTTCAGACCTATGaacagaaatgaaataaaatgcgAGATTGTATTGTTTATATTATATATGTGCACTTATTATAGGTTTGTTACAAACCCTTCTTTTATGTCTTCAgtatattcatttattttgtagtCACAGCTGTACAAAGTCATAATGTAAATTGTAATTTGCCCGTTTTGTATGCTATTTGTAATATAATCTTAATAAAGCTTTTGGGAACAATTATTAACAAGGCTATTGCTACTCTGAAATCTTTgcatgtttttcctttcatagCAGTTCTAATTTGGTACTTTATTCACGTGTATCAGATTACACAACACGTGATAAAATTGCTCATTTTTGTCAAATTGTTTCTTTCCTCTTGTTGGTCAGCTAGTCAAAGGCTCATAATTTACGAACTTTTGTCGTGATATTCCAACATCCTGCTTGAGTTATTACCTGGAAGTCCAGTAGACATAGTGTCAAGTTGTCTTTGGAGTCACTGCTATGATAAGTGACAGGTTTTGGTCTCTTCTagggtttttttcttatttttgttatctCCTGGCTAACCGATGGGAACGTTTAAACCATGAACCAAATCATTcgctttctttttgttttctttgttcttgtgtAACTCTTCTTTTGATGTATTTCTTATCTAATGGAAAATCAAGTCCCGTGAAACGGGTGCGTAAAGGGAAGCAACGTAGGTAAGGAAGATAAGAGTATGTACTGTATCCACCGCACCTGTTGAACACGTCTTGGTAGCATCGTAGGGTTCAAGAGGCACAATTGGAAATGAAACTTTCGTTATTATCGAATGTTAACCATCTtacatattttggtttttttttttatttgtaataacTTTACAACATTCATCCACCTCTGATGAATGATTAGATTTGGGTGAGCAGGCCCTTATCGATAGCGCTACcagacgcgcgtttctccgtctatgggaagatttgagacggGTCGGGAAGAGGCTTTGCGGGGGCCTGATGCTAAAAACTATCGGTGCTAACCCCGGCCCAGGCAGACTTCTGGCCAACTGGCGTCGCTCGAGGCCTCGTACTAGAAATCCTGCAGGTGAAGAAACATTCGAGGGTGTGCTGGCCGACTTGTTTGACTGCTGAGTTACGCCCTTAGGTGACAAATTGTGATTCTGTCAcctttgtaaaaataattttcctatATAAATCAAATATTCTTGTTATGTTCACACCGTTTAGAATAGAGATGATTACCCTCTGtcattttttttcggtttttcatgTAAGAGTAAAATCGTGCAAATGGCATTGGAAACTACTGTAGTGAAGTATGAGGCATTCTGTTGTTTCGATCAAATCGTGAAGTGCAAGTACTGATTTTAGGACATGAGTTAACTTCGGCATTCATGTCATCTTTTATGTCTCAAAACCAAACATCATTCTCTTTTCCTGGGGTATTCTCGACAGTTTCTGTGCCACAGACAGAATTCGAACACGAGGGCTCCAAAATCGATCACAGCTTCCATGACATTCCCTCAACAGATTCAAGCTGGTCGTCAAACACACTAAAAGCAAAATCACAAACCAAGTTAGAAGAAATCAACCCGTCCATGGCTTCATTGAGTCTCACAATGACTCCTTTTGGTGTACTGTTACCAGTTTGTCTCCTGgcagtttttctttcatgtgTTGTTTGCGTCTACCACTGGCACGGCGTCAGAGAACGAAGATTAGACTTAGAAGACGAACGAAAGAGAAGAAGTCGGATCGTCTCAGATTTTGACGCTGGCTGTGGTTTGAGAACTTTCAAGCCTGCTGATAAGGTAAATACCAACCTCactctttaactttttttgcttAGACGATTGAATACTTTTTTAAACGTCAGTACCTGATATACTTTTCTTGCTAATTTATGTAAGTCAATCTCCTAAcaggtaaataaaatattaattaataattctgCGATCTTTTATGTAATATCTTTGATTAATAAATAGAGAAGGAGAGATTTCTGTACAACACGATTCTATTTAAAAGCAAAGAATTACTCCTAAAGACAAATTAGTTaagggggttagtttctttATCTGAACATCGTTATCATTGTCCTCCTCTTCACGTTCAGAAAGTTCGAATGTACCCATGGAAGTCCACAAGAATTCAAGACTTGCCTGACATCAATAACAACGATGGATTTGAGATTCCCTACTATCTAGGTGCGAGCAGCAAAGCAGGCTGTTACCATGTTCACGGTCGCCGTCGTCCAGCAATGGGTCACATTTCAGAGCCTTACGAGAGGCCTGCATTGAAAAGGAACCTCATTCATAATAACACTACCGTATCCAATCGGGAGCTATCAGGTGACGTAAAAAATTCGTAAGAAGATAATTTAGTGTCATGAACTGAGCTGTCAGAGCGATTagcgacgaagggctaacgcttgaaacgttagCCTTTAAACcatttaaggtggccaatttacgttttcaactcagttgataacactaaattacccttttatactctcccaccgacgcggcACCACAGTTTTTATAGAGACTCACCCCCTTTAAACCCGTAAGGGAACTGTTATTATTTATCGCGGGGGGGAGGGGttggtcggaggattttggtctGTGTCACGTGAGAATTTAGCTGTTCCCACATAAGGTTCTCTATGATTCTTATAATCCTCCTAATTGGCAGTTGATTTTCAGTATATTTTCTATGTTCCTCCCTCTGCCCTTTGTTGGCGACAGCTGATCCTCCCTCTGTTTCTCCGGAAAACCATGTTATACCCccctatttttttcattcagtagGCTTTATTATTTTAAGGCACGCCGCAAACCAATATCTGATCTCTCTTTCGTCAGAAACTGATTTCAGTTTAAAGCTCCCATCATCATGGTCTGCAGACACTCAAACCAATAGCTGCGTAGTGGCTTccataaagaatgaaaaaactgGATTGGATGATGACTGTTACGTCACTGGCATACGAGAAGAAGTTATTCGTTTGACGCACGTTGATCTGGAGGGACAAGTAGTGGTGCAAACAGTTAATGGTTCCTTGTTGGAATACTGGGTGTAAAGTTAACAGCAAATAATGTGACAATCCAGccctgataaaaaaaatgtgtgttAATTAAATAAGGTTCATTTCAGGTTCCAACTAAAGCTTAGCTTACATATAAATTGTCGATGGTTGTTCAGTATTAAATTTTACCGCACAAGTCACCTCTGCTATCAGTTATTTCAATGGATATAGATTTTAATGAGCTTCACCTCACTGAACTTCAGCCTATGTGGGCTAAGCCTCCAAGATCAACATTGAAAAATATAGGTTCCTCACATATCACTTATGTCTAGAAATGCACGCAGTTACGTATacgaaaatggcagatttaACGAAATTTCGTCAAACCTAGTGAATATTTATGGCTTTGGCGATATTGGCGAATTTTAGTCGCATTCGTCAAAGCGAAATCAGCTTGGTGGACTTGAAgattttaacaaattttctgctactgcatgcatttctggacatatgTCTCACAACTATCTTCGAGGCAACAGGAAGAATAATAATCAAAATGCTGTAAGAGAAGAACGGAAAGAGGTAACTAAAATGGgcacaacatgaaaaaaagagaagatccTTAAAAATTTCGTAAACGTCTACTTAGTTTCCAAGGTAACCCCCATGCAAAAATATGTACCATGAATCCGCAGGGATAGAGGGTAACCACGAACTTCTGAAAGCAATCcttttaactcgtgaattgcgcacatgcgcaagagcgagttgtatATATGATGTGGAGAgtggcactcgctcgctcgctcgattcctgtaaactttttttcgattttaggcttttgagtgcatttgataggTTTTtgcgagtaataaacaaacgaaatggcgaccttcgttgctaagaatagtggtggggtgaaaaagaagccaatgataatcttaaaaatagtttattttttttcgttttagtttcaacaagcggcgccagcgactggcaggcgtgcgaggattcacactgaaatacgagaacaaccttcgtttttcataaaattgtaatttacaatccttgaacttgaaaaaaatccgAAGATTcgttaaaaatatcacttactctgaagcgctcggagtttaccggtgttcaaaagctttttctgttatggcgtgagattggggacaaaatcgatcattacatttcgtattgtgtgttttttctgtgtgaagcaaaaAAAGGTGctggcgactgacgaaattacaggttaacacgaaaatcaaataacacctaaacaaataattttggctacggattttcagtgaattctgaaagaacaattttcttttaagtttcaagacaatttgaaaatttggacggaaatccaaaatgacgatggcagtctgggcttagtgatatcactcaaaactcgttcccgtttgtctcatttgataaagagggaatcattaatgttttcattaaggcagtattgccttgattttccaatatttacattgatagacagtaaatttcactttcacccacatttacttcacaccttttcttttgaaccagaaacaaaaatgatctatgtttaaaacacatgacatcattcaCCCTTGtaaaatgtaatagcatgatcatttcaattgtaatgccttcttatcccaatgttactttgtttctttgctacattagtgaacactgaactactgctcgtactctaaatatgacaatcaaccacaaaattcactaaacataatccaaaaaatcatgtaagtcatctgtcaattcacgagtttgcttacagagcactttgattctaATTGAAGCACCGTCCACAAGGTATTATCTGAGgaacttttaaggaaaaagcTCGAGCCGCTTTATGTCTTGCGCGCTTTTCTTATTCTTataagtttttttcacttttgtcaATGTTTACATGAAGATAGAGAATTGATAAGGGTCAATTTTTGGGCATTTTTTTTACTCGTGGCATGTTGCTTCTAGTAATTAATTTCTCCTCCCTCTCCAATCGCCATCAAGGTCCTCATGAGGTACTGCAGGATATCAAAGAAACAGGCCAGGCTGCAGAGCTGTAATGGAGATGTTGAGGTCACGGAAGTAGGGACTTTCTATGATGAAATGGTTcgtaattaaaagaaaattcggatttttcagtttctcaaCCTATAAATAATGtctgcaaagaaaaaagtcaCATCAAAAGACTACACGAATCCACTTAGAAGACCTGGCGAGAAGCGGGAAGACTTGAACACACAGGAGCGCGAGAAGAAAACCCCTTCCCCTTCAACTGAAACTGAGAAAGGTGACATTTTGTGGTCATTATAGCTTAATAGAAATCATATCTCCCTTGGTTTTCttatttgttggttttttcCAAAAAGGGAACCGAAATCTCTTAGAAATTTTTGTGTGTGAATCTGTTCAATCACATCAGCTCAAAACGCGGGAAAATGTCAATGTACGCATACAGTGTTCATGTAGCTGAAGTCGAAAGCTCGAAGCCTCGGAAAcccattttaatattttatgtgtTTATTTACAGCTTAAAAGGCTATCCATTTTCTGTATGCAAATAACCGCTGTAATCAGTCATTTGTACCAGTATGGTTCGTGCATGGAACTTAAAACAACTACTTACTATCCAGGAATGTGTAGTAATGTCCACGTGATAAAATCGGAAAGACTTCGGTTTAaactcaaaatattcttaaacaaaacCAGAGTCCCTAAGGTGATCTTTCTATACTCAataattttaatataatttGGATTAACAAGTGAATCATTAATAAGAATTGGTTATGGTGATCTcttttacagtggccaatttacattatcaactcagttaataaaaccaaatcatcctGTGACACCCCCACCTGCCCAATGCAGTACCATAGTTACCCTTCCACTCCATTTTATACTTAATCTTTATTTTATGTTAAACTGCAATGACAACTAAGTGTTTGAAAATACAGTTACTTTTTAGTACCAGCTGTGTGGCATTGATCAGATGActgtaattgtgaagaacagctcccCGCCACCAACACTCGGCCTACTGTCGGCCAACAATTGGCCAGCAGTTGGCCAAAACTAAATGGACACACCACCAACAGGTTAGCAACAGGTGgtgaaacaataaaaatcaaGTACAGAACTTTCAGGGATTTGGCAAATCATTTTGTCTCTCGACAAGCTTAATAAGTGAAGCTTTTTTAGACACCATATTTGCATTTTACAAAACTGACCAAAGTGTGCGTTTTGTGCATTTTTGTATtcaaaactttatgaaaaaCTTACTCTAAATGCTTGATATGCCTCAAAATGCCACAGAAACTAAAAAGGCACAAGAACATTTGTTGTGCAGTCATTGAAACTGTGCTAATTTTCTCATCAAAGAGAGATGTTTAGAATCTCCTATAATGCAATTTGATCCTGATTACTGTTATATTAGTATgtcatatatgtatatatgatATATCTTGTTTTAATATAAAATGATACATGATAGCATTTTCTTGACCTCTTTCATGTAttcttcttgtttgtttgttttttcaagtaaaaatttatCATTGATTGTTCCGATTTATGTCATTAAATTCAAGAGTCTTTTTTCAGGTTGCATGCTAATATCCTTTTGCTGCTAATTCGACAGCTTTTGTATTTCCAAGTTAATATGTAATAAATTATGTCTGCGGGattcttgttttcttaatttatgCAATCATTATGATTTGAATTTGTGCATACTGCATGACATCACATTGTATATGTTGCTTAAAACtgtattattttgaattttcttcaagGACTTCTTTCTGCAATTGTTACATTTAATTCAATTACTCTTAAtctaaagaaaatgaacgacatAGTCATAGCTTTCATTGCATTTGGTGGCTCCAGAAGGAGCCTTCTCTTTTTTTAGCAGTCTCAGTTGAGAAGGGTAAAATTCCACTATGTTGTGCCAGAGTAATTTTAAATGCAGACACTGGAGATCAGTTGGCCTTTTTAAGAGATTAGGTTGGATTCCCATTAGTGACATAATAGAGCAAAGGAAGTTGTGTATTATGCATAACATTATCCATGGGGAATGTCCTGATTACTTTAATCATTATATTTGTTATGTTAAAAATAGACATTGTTACACAACTCAGGCATCAACTAATATGGACTTATCCATACCTTTCTTTAGCACTATGATCGGCAAACGTTCATTTCTTGCAAGTGGCACTAGATTATGGAGGGGTCTCACTttcctttgtaaatttaaaaatcaactATACAAGAAATATATAGATCAGAACTCCAGAGTTGATAATTTTACTataagcagaaatttttaattgattttaatttttcatttttaattttcaactgtatttttacttcgtacttttgctatttgaatttgaagttttaGTGGACCACAATGAGAACTACTGGTTCTACCAGTAATTGTGTTATCCAAtaaagtcattattattattattattattattattagcatgTTCCTAAAGTAGTGTTGGTCTGCTGTATTAGTCTGGTTACTAGAATTTCCCTAGTACGGTTTGGTACTTGAAAGACAAGACTCCTGCTACTCCCTCTTTCAACTGTGCCAAAAACCCAGGTGCCTCTAGAAATGCACCCTTGGTCTTACACTTCTGGCCAAACATGGACTAATCAATTTCTACAGTCTTTCTTTGGCTGCCTAGCTTGATATTGCCATGCTTGATTTTCAAAGAGCAGATATCTCTGAGTTTCTGGAGTGATATGAGGAGCATATGGAGTGATAAGCCCATTAGAAGAGACACTTTCCTGTTGGACTTTTAAATGAACCACAGAAGATGATGAAAAGCCACTGCTCTAGTAAAAGCTTAGAATTTTCGAAAAAGGAACCAGCTCTAATTGATCACCATTTCTACAGTAATGTGTTTGACATTCCTAGTGAAATCCATCCTCTAATTCTGGTCTTTCACATAAAACCATGTCAGTTCTGCAGTTCGGTAGAATCAAGAACTTGCTGGTGAGTTGGAGAACCAAGAAAAAGACGCGGAGGAGGCGGTCAATCTAGTCTGAACAAAGTCAGAGGCCATTAAGACTCTACAAACCAAGTTGGTGGATGCCAAAAAATCCATTGCTAAGCTCAAGGCTGAGGTTCAGACACTGCACCAATGCACAGCTGACGAACCTCAACAGAAAGATGCCACTTGTGTTAGCACCCACAGTCTAGTCACAATCCATTCAAGATACCAGAGGGTGCTACAGATCCATAAGGACAACAACTGTAGCTTGGTGAATGCATTTCGCCCGGGTGGTTGCTCCCCACAGCACCCTCTGAGATTTCATCGCTATTGCCAAATTAAGAATCATTGATGAATGCGAACTCAACCTGGCATTGAGAGACATGGATGGGGGGTCTGTTAAGGAACTCAAAGCAGTCTGCAAGAGAAGACTTCGGCAGCACCTGCCAGTGATGGCTAACATGCGTTGAGAGGAACAGCTATTGCTACTCAAATTCAATGATTGCTTTTATGAGTAAAGCTGTCTCTCCTTTTACACAAACGGCTCCTTAAGGAGCCACCAATAAAAATGATGTCATTACAACATGAACTAATTTACTTGAGAACTGTGCAAAATTCAGAGGGGGATTGGgacaaagttgaaaattcaaaatggcaAACAGGCCAGGAATCAGTGTGAGTGTTGGAAGAGAAATTCTGCTGAACTAACAGAAAAGGGCCATTAGTGTTGAGACTATTAGgagtttcattttatctttttgaTGCAATTATCAGGAGTTGCAaatcaaacttttcaagaaaTAATTGTCCTAGGGTTACCTACATTTTACTTAAAGGTTACCAACACCTTACAGAAAGATTACTGACAGTTAACAGACAGTCAGTCGACTGTTGGCCATCAGATGTCCTGCATGCAATTCTCTTTTCAACAAAACCTAAATATAGCTGTTGGCTGACTGTTGGTAAGCTGTCAGCCAACAGATTACGGACAGTCGGCCAGCTGTTGTCTGCCTGTCAGTGAAGGGGAGCTGTTCTTCATAATTACCTCAAATATGATACTGGTCATTTATGATTGAGTGAACTGAGTGATTTCTATGTGTGTATTGTAATGTCAAAGGTGCATCTCTTGGTGTTGTGCAAGTGCTTAGTAATGAAAAGGATGCAGAGGACAATACTTGTCTCATCACTATAAGCCAAGAAACTAATGAGAAACCTGTGGAAGATGTTTCTCCCATTCCTGTGCTAATAGACAGTGGAAAAGATGAGGACCTTACCACTACTAAGTTACTAAGTAGTGAGGAATCTGAGGAGATACCTGCATGTAAATCAGGAGAAGTGGAAAAACCACTGGATGAGAAAGAGGAAGAAACAAAATCACCACAAGAGAGTGATGCTCATTCTAATGCAACTAAAGAAGCTAAAAAAACTGCCAAGACCAACGAAAACATCAAGGAGAGTGATCAGAAAGAGCAAACTGTTATGAATCACAATGAAATGTCACTAACAGAAGCCACAAGCAAAGTTTCCATCCTATCACCATTTGCAAGAGAATTTGTTCCTAAGGCTTCCTCTAATCTGGCATCTGTAGTCAAAGCCTTTAATTTTGTGCCTGCTTCAGTTCCACTACGACTTGGAAGACCGCCAACATTGCAAAAGAGATATAACACACCTGAAAGTGAACTGATAAACTGTGTTAAAGATGTCCTTTTCAGACTGACACAGAGACCTGGcgagttaaattattattttgttactgtGTTTCGTCAGGTAAAGAAACATTTGGGTTCCCTGAACTCTTTTGAGGAGGTTGTAGAGCTCAtctttgaatatgtgagtacTGATTTATTTTGCCAATATTTTACACTtcaacccccaagagtgactggcatctaatttcccctttctTTATCACCCCTGTAacatacattaaggtcacaagaataaaggaactgattaccaactaaagaagctcatTTTTGGCTCCTGAGGATGTGTtaagagaacagtttggagaacaTACATatgctttgtttaatttgcCATTGTCACATTTAAAAGGGTAACCCTTATGGAAACAAATAGGATAAATACTTATTAATGACAAGTTATAATACCTGTACATACTTGGCTTTCTAGTATCAAAATTCCTGAAGGTTAAATTTTGCTGACGAGTTAGAAACATGATTATGCAGTCATAACTTGAGCAGTACTTAACTAAGTATTACCTTTGTTATGGTTTATACAATGGATGTATCCCTTTTTCTTCAGTCAATAACAGAGCCTAACTTCCACTACATTGCAGCAAAACTTTGTAACATGTTATCAAAGGAGGATACCATTATCCTGAAAAATGGTGAAAAGTTCAGGAGTGTTTTGATGAATAGGTACATGAAATTCAAAATTCCATTTATGATGCACAAGTTTTGTCATTCTTTCGAATTCCTTAGTTGGAAGGGTTTATGAG
This is a stretch of genomic DNA from Pocillopora verrucosa isolate sample1 chromosome 12, ASM3666991v2, whole genome shotgun sequence. It encodes these proteins:
- the LOC131791553 gene encoding TM2 domain-containing protein 1, with translation MIPWWKHCLRVVFILIFSTWITSIGNGEKVACRDLLMGQYFCPEPVIDSSTQAAVGCTKNHTVEVKCSTVPIEKDGRNITECIQNVSCRYTNDHSYETALLLSVFLGMFGIDRFYLGYPAIGLLKFCTLGFFFVFHLVDVILIATQVVGPADGSAYIIDYYGPRLDHISRNSDTFYKTGG
- the LOC131791568 gene encoding CBP80/20-dependent translation initiation factor-like, translated to MSAKKKVTSKDYTNPLRRPGEKREDLNTQEREKKTPSPSTETEKGASLGVVQVLSNEKDAEDNTCLITISQETNEKPVEDVSPIPVLIDSGKDEDLTTTKLLSSEESEEIPACKSGEVEKPLDEKEEETKSPQESDAHSNATKEAKKTAKTNENIKESDQKEQTVMNHNEMSLTEATSKVSILSPFAREFVPKASSNLASVVKAFNFVPASVPLRLGRPPTLQKRYNTPESELINCVKDVLFRLTQRPGELNYYFVTVFRQVKKHLGSLNSFEEVVELIFEYSITEPNFHYIAAKLCNMLSKEDTIILKNGEKFRSVLMNRCRDEHKKREEALKNPQTLTKLLGFAMFEAELFCTYRPLGERELLKVLYRGLFEMLSTLLQNHTEECLICIGNILKMTGYLLDDPRIMETDSEKEQKVDKVFSDVEQLLKESTLSERSKSLLSQVIKLRASSWSSSPAVGASGTSFYFPPNNGCALSKYGVGLDELSIDDDLVPVTNPEQWNDYLDDEEDDN